One window from the genome of Gadus macrocephalus chromosome 7, ASM3116895v1 encodes:
- the LOC132462114 gene encoding gap junction delta-2 protein-like — protein MGEWTILERLLEAAVQQHSTMIGAILLTVVVIFRILIVGIVGEKVYEDEQIMFICNTMQPGCNQACYDKAFPISHIRYWVFQIILVCTPSLCFITYSVHQSAKQRERSYAFLHPYMDGATVAHQAHGQTGHGGHGRHDHHAARKLRNINGILVQNDSSKEDHDMETKEIPNMARSLPHGKSAKVRRQEGISRFYVIQVVFRNVLEIGFLAGQYFLYGFNVPGMFECDRYPCVKEVECYVSRPTEKTVFLVFMFAVSGICVLLNLAELNHLGWRKIKTAVRGVQARRKSICEVRKKDVSHLSQAPNLGRTQSSESAYV, from the coding sequence gATCCTACTGACCGTAGTGGTTATCTTCCGGATCCTGATCGTAGGAATCGTCGGTGAGAAGGTGTACGAGGATGAGCAGATCATGTTCATCTGCAACACCATGCAGCCGGGCTGCAACCAGGCCTGCTACGACAAGGCCTTCCCCATCTCCCACATCCGCTACTGGGTGTTCCAGATCATTCTGGTGTGCACGCCCAGCCTCTGCTTCATCACCTACTCGGTGCACCAGTCGGCCAAGCAGCGCGAGCGCAGCTACGCCTTCCTGCACCCGTACATGGACGGGGCCACCGTGGCCCACCAGGCGCACGGCCAGACTGGCCACGGGGGCCACGGCCGCCACGACCACCACGCGGCCCGCAAGCTGCGCAACATCAACGGCATCCTGGTGCAGAACGACAGCAGCAAGGAGGACCACGACATGGAGACCAAGGAGATCCCCAACATGGCGCGCAGCCTGCCGCACGGCAAGAGCGCCAAGGTGCGGCGGCAGGAGGGCATCTCGCGCTTCTACGTCATCCAGGTGGTGTTCCGCAACGTCCTCGAGATCGGCTTCCTCGCGGGCCAGTACTTCCTGTATGGCTTCAATGTGCCGGGGATGTTTGAGTGCGACCGCTACCCCTGTGTGAAGGAGGTTGAGTGCTACGTATCGCGGCCGACAGAGAAGACCGTCTTTCTGGTCTTCATGTTCGCCGTTAGCGGCATCTGTGTGCTGCTCAACCTAGCAGAACTCAACCACCTCGGCTGGCGGAAGATTAAAACGGCCGTCAGAGGGGTGCAGGCGCGTAGGAAGTCCATCTGTGAGGTGCGTAAGAAGGACGTGTCCCACCTCTCCCAGGCCCCCAACCTTGGCAGGACCCAGTCTAGCGAGTCGGCCTACGTCTGA